The Trachemys scripta elegans isolate TJP31775 chromosome 6, CAS_Tse_1.0, whole genome shotgun sequence genome includes a window with the following:
- the C6H18orf54 gene encoding lung adenoma susceptibility protein 2 isoform X2 yields the protein MACSFEKDNIYSPESTVSSLLASCSLNSSNSNGSIQYKDKVYNSASQALEAYIEDFDQSLMSSEVSTGKICIGQSTPKDKSAKFASVQKYALEDFNQQVKLNSIASPFIRQTVCDPDLISLTTDDLLAFPADGSLPFIHKSPSGSGLQSGKWIRKSLKKPAFYPYQTSAFDVEKDFDFQDNGNAVDNRNHYRDVDKEKHNVYKSHKYNSIFSKENAGDCLFQQHSESISVKNYPRWLTSHKSDLNVSGISSIPDFKYPIWLKSHNLLCDSANQSFIQTLNMQDEFSSSQMCESMKKKHIVNKLDCNSFEQNSYLEPTGDSEVTGNCRYVRPSTDFQPGNVLSRQSKQPFRDDQIELLILKAKRTLESSVENLSSALKNDGSPCTVDILEAERSWENVPVAFKPPVPVHCEEDENSLQSPKANIVNEFLEDCLNNDNQLSEEAVSELKQCDNVVIPITKSLRRALHHLSRLKGLVDDTSGKQDQKDYHQEDGKGKNLQIRNTLLEAEQSI from the exons ATGGCATGCTCGTTTGAAAAAGACAACATTTACTCGCCTGAATCTACTGTGTCTTCTCTCCTAGCAAGCTGCAGCCTTAACAGTAGTAACTCAAACGGCTCAATTCAATACAAAGACAAGGTATACAACTCTGCATCTCAGGCTTTGGAGGCTTATATTGAAGATTTTGACCAAAGTCTTATGTCTTCAGAAGTAAGCACTGGAAAAATCTGCATAGGTCAGAGTACTCCTAAAGATAAGTCAGCAAAGTTTGCTTCTGTACAAAAATACG CTTTGGAGGACTTTAACCAGCAAGTAAAACTCAACTCCATTGCCTCACCTTTTATAAGACAAACTGTTTGTGACCCAGACTTGATTAGTCTCACCACAGATGATCTACTAGCATTTCCAGCAGATGGATCACTGCCTTTTATCCACAAGAGTCCTTCTGGGTCAGGGCTTCAAAGTGGCAAGTGGATTAGGAAGTCACTGAAAAAACCTGCCTTCTATCCTTATCAGACTTCTGCATTTGATGTTGAAAAAGACTTTGATTTCCAAGACAATGGCAACGCTGTGGATAATCGAAATCATTACAGAGACGTTGACAAAGAGAAACACAATGTGTATAAATCTCACAAATACAATTCtatattttctaaagaaaatgcaGGGGATTGCCTTTTTCAACAACACTCTGAGTCCATTTCTGTCAAGAATTATCCAAGGTGGCTTACTAGCCATAAGTCTGACTTGAATGTGTCGGGGATAAGTAGTATTCCTGATTTCAAGTACCCAATCTGGCTAAAGAGTCATAACCTTTTATGTGATTCAGCTAATCAAAGTTTTATTCAAACATTGAACATGCAAGATGAATTTTCCTCTTCACAAATGTGTGAGagtatgaaaaaaaaacacattgtgaATAAATTAGACTGCAATTCTTTTGAACAAAATAGTTATCTGGAGCCAACAGGTGACAGTGAAGTAACAGGAAATTGCCGATATGTCAGACCAAGTACAGACTTCCAACCTGGCAATGTTCTCTCAAGACAGTCCAAACAGCCATTCAGAG atgACCAGATTGAGTTGCTTATCTTGAAGGCAAAGAGAACTCTAGAGTCTTCTGTTGAGAATTTATCAAGTGCTCTGAAAAATGATGGCAGCCCTTGTACAGTAGATATACTGGAAGCAGAAAGATCCTGGGAAAATGTTCCAGTTGCTTT CAAACCTCCAGTGCCTGTACACTGTGAGGAGGATGAGAACTCTCTACAATCTCCCAAGGCTAACATTGTAAATGAATTCCTTGAAGACTGTTTAAATAATGACAATCAG cTTTCAGAAGAAGCAGTTTCTGAATTAAAGCAATGTGACAATGTCGTGATCCCTATTACTAAGTCCCTTCGAAG ggCTTTACACCATTTGTCCCGGCTCAAAGGCCTAGTTGATGATACCAGTGGCAAGCAAGATCAGAAAGATTATCATCAAGAAGATGGAAAGGGAAAAAATCTACAAATAAGAAATACCTTGTTGGAAGCTGAGCAGtctatataa
- the C6H18orf54 gene encoding lung adenoma susceptibility protein 2 isoform X1, with protein sequence MACSFEKDNIYSPESTVSSLLASCSLNSSNSNGSIQYKDKVYNSASQALEAYIEDFDQSLMSSEVSTGKICIGQSTPKDKSAKFASVQKYALEDFNQQVKLNSIASPFIRQTVCDPDLISLTTDDLLAFPADGSLPFIHKSPSGSGLQSGKWIRKSLKKPAFYPYQTSAFDVEKDFDFQDNGNAVDNRNHYRDVDKEKHNVYKSHKYNSIFSKENAGDCLFQQHSESISVKNYPRWLTSHKSDLNVSGISSIPDFKYPIWLKSHNLLCDSANQSFIQTLNMQDEFSSSQMCESMKKKHIVNKLDCNSFEQNSYLEPTGDSEVTGNCRYVRPSTDFQPGNVLSRQSKQPFRDDQIELLILKAKRTLESSVENLSSALKNDGSPCTVDILEAERSWENVPVAFKPPVPVHCEEDENSLQSPKANIVNEFLEDCLNNDNQENTFSGGNHHGPVEALKLMLFNLQAVHESFNKNKTAEQNDEFKKLSEEAVSELKQCDNVVIPITKSLRRALHHLSRLKGLVDDTSGKQDQKDYHQEDGKGKNLQIRNTLLEAEQSI encoded by the exons ATGGCATGCTCGTTTGAAAAAGACAACATTTACTCGCCTGAATCTACTGTGTCTTCTCTCCTAGCAAGCTGCAGCCTTAACAGTAGTAACTCAAACGGCTCAATTCAATACAAAGACAAGGTATACAACTCTGCATCTCAGGCTTTGGAGGCTTATATTGAAGATTTTGACCAAAGTCTTATGTCTTCAGAAGTAAGCACTGGAAAAATCTGCATAGGTCAGAGTACTCCTAAAGATAAGTCAGCAAAGTTTGCTTCTGTACAAAAATACG CTTTGGAGGACTTTAACCAGCAAGTAAAACTCAACTCCATTGCCTCACCTTTTATAAGACAAACTGTTTGTGACCCAGACTTGATTAGTCTCACCACAGATGATCTACTAGCATTTCCAGCAGATGGATCACTGCCTTTTATCCACAAGAGTCCTTCTGGGTCAGGGCTTCAAAGTGGCAAGTGGATTAGGAAGTCACTGAAAAAACCTGCCTTCTATCCTTATCAGACTTCTGCATTTGATGTTGAAAAAGACTTTGATTTCCAAGACAATGGCAACGCTGTGGATAATCGAAATCATTACAGAGACGTTGACAAAGAGAAACACAATGTGTATAAATCTCACAAATACAATTCtatattttctaaagaaaatgcaGGGGATTGCCTTTTTCAACAACACTCTGAGTCCATTTCTGTCAAGAATTATCCAAGGTGGCTTACTAGCCATAAGTCTGACTTGAATGTGTCGGGGATAAGTAGTATTCCTGATTTCAAGTACCCAATCTGGCTAAAGAGTCATAACCTTTTATGTGATTCAGCTAATCAAAGTTTTATTCAAACATTGAACATGCAAGATGAATTTTCCTCTTCACAAATGTGTGAGagtatgaaaaaaaaacacattgtgaATAAATTAGACTGCAATTCTTTTGAACAAAATAGTTATCTGGAGCCAACAGGTGACAGTGAAGTAACAGGAAATTGCCGATATGTCAGACCAAGTACAGACTTCCAACCTGGCAATGTTCTCTCAAGACAGTCCAAACAGCCATTCAGAG atgACCAGATTGAGTTGCTTATCTTGAAGGCAAAGAGAACTCTAGAGTCTTCTGTTGAGAATTTATCAAGTGCTCTGAAAAATGATGGCAGCCCTTGTACAGTAGATATACTGGAAGCAGAAAGATCCTGGGAAAATGTTCCAGTTGCTTT CAAACCTCCAGTGCCTGTACACTGTGAGGAGGATGAGAACTCTCTACAATCTCCCAAGGCTAACATTGTAAATGAATTCCTTGAAGACTGTTTAAATAATGACAATCAG gaaaatacattttctggAGGTAACCACCATGGGCCAGTTGAAGCTTTAAAGCTAATGTTGTTCAACCTACAAGCAGTTCATGAAAGCTTTAACAAGAATAAAACTGCTGAACAAAATGATGAATTTAAAAAA cTTTCAGAAGAAGCAGTTTCTGAATTAAAGCAATGTGACAATGTCGTGATCCCTATTACTAAGTCCCTTCGAAG ggCTTTACACCATTTGTCCCGGCTCAAAGGCCTAGTTGATGATACCAGTGGCAAGCAAGATCAGAAAGATTATCATCAAGAAGATGGAAAGGGAAAAAATCTACAAATAAGAAATACCTTGTTGGAAGCTGAGCAGtctatataa
- the C6H18orf54 gene encoding lung adenoma susceptibility protein 2 isoform X3, with protein sequence MACSFEKDNIYSPESTVSSLLASCSLNSSNSNGSIQYKDKVYNSASQALEAYIEDFDQSLMSSEVSTGKICIGQSTPKDKSAKFASVQKYALEDFNQQVKLNSIASPFIRQTVCDPDLISLTTDDLLAFPADGSLPFIHKSPSGSGLQSGKWIRKSLKKPAFYPYQTSAFDVEKDFDFQDNGNAVDNRNHYRDVDKEKHNVYKSHKYNSIFSKENAGDCLFQQHSESISVKNYPRWLTSHKSDLNVSGISSIPDFKYPIWLKSHNLLCDSANQSFIQTLNMQDEFSSSQMCESMKKKHIVNKLDCNSFEQNSYLEPTGDSEVTGNCRYVRPSTDFQPGNVLSRQSKQPFRDDQIELLILKAKRTLESSVENLSSALKNDGSPCTVDILEAERSWENVPVAFKPPVPVHCEEDENSLQSPKANIVNEFLEDCLNNDNQENTFSGGNHHGPVEALKLMLFNLQAVHESFNKNKTAEQNDEFKKLSEEAVSELKQCDNVVIPITKSLRSYK encoded by the exons ATGGCATGCTCGTTTGAAAAAGACAACATTTACTCGCCTGAATCTACTGTGTCTTCTCTCCTAGCAAGCTGCAGCCTTAACAGTAGTAACTCAAACGGCTCAATTCAATACAAAGACAAGGTATACAACTCTGCATCTCAGGCTTTGGAGGCTTATATTGAAGATTTTGACCAAAGTCTTATGTCTTCAGAAGTAAGCACTGGAAAAATCTGCATAGGTCAGAGTACTCCTAAAGATAAGTCAGCAAAGTTTGCTTCTGTACAAAAATACG CTTTGGAGGACTTTAACCAGCAAGTAAAACTCAACTCCATTGCCTCACCTTTTATAAGACAAACTGTTTGTGACCCAGACTTGATTAGTCTCACCACAGATGATCTACTAGCATTTCCAGCAGATGGATCACTGCCTTTTATCCACAAGAGTCCTTCTGGGTCAGGGCTTCAAAGTGGCAAGTGGATTAGGAAGTCACTGAAAAAACCTGCCTTCTATCCTTATCAGACTTCTGCATTTGATGTTGAAAAAGACTTTGATTTCCAAGACAATGGCAACGCTGTGGATAATCGAAATCATTACAGAGACGTTGACAAAGAGAAACACAATGTGTATAAATCTCACAAATACAATTCtatattttctaaagaaaatgcaGGGGATTGCCTTTTTCAACAACACTCTGAGTCCATTTCTGTCAAGAATTATCCAAGGTGGCTTACTAGCCATAAGTCTGACTTGAATGTGTCGGGGATAAGTAGTATTCCTGATTTCAAGTACCCAATCTGGCTAAAGAGTCATAACCTTTTATGTGATTCAGCTAATCAAAGTTTTATTCAAACATTGAACATGCAAGATGAATTTTCCTCTTCACAAATGTGTGAGagtatgaaaaaaaaacacattgtgaATAAATTAGACTGCAATTCTTTTGAACAAAATAGTTATCTGGAGCCAACAGGTGACAGTGAAGTAACAGGAAATTGCCGATATGTCAGACCAAGTACAGACTTCCAACCTGGCAATGTTCTCTCAAGACAGTCCAAACAGCCATTCAGAG atgACCAGATTGAGTTGCTTATCTTGAAGGCAAAGAGAACTCTAGAGTCTTCTGTTGAGAATTTATCAAGTGCTCTGAAAAATGATGGCAGCCCTTGTACAGTAGATATACTGGAAGCAGAAAGATCCTGGGAAAATGTTCCAGTTGCTTT CAAACCTCCAGTGCCTGTACACTGTGAGGAGGATGAGAACTCTCTACAATCTCCCAAGGCTAACATTGTAAATGAATTCCTTGAAGACTGTTTAAATAATGACAATCAG gaaaatacattttctggAGGTAACCACCATGGGCCAGTTGAAGCTTTAAAGCTAATGTTGTTCAACCTACAAGCAGTTCATGAAAGCTTTAACAAGAATAAAACTGCTGAACAAAATGATGAATTTAAAAAA cTTTCAGAAGAAGCAGTTTCTGAATTAAAGCAATGTGACAATGTCGTGATCCCTATTACTAAGTCCCTTCGAAG TTATAAATAG